In one Moritella sp. 5 genomic region, the following are encoded:
- the lpxB gene encoding lipid-A-disaccharide synthase — MTTKPLRIGIIAGEVSGDILAAALIKEIKSRHPDAIFEGIAGPRMQALGFNTLFEMEELSVFGLVEVLGRLPRLFKVKREVLAHFKQNPPDIFIGVDAPDFNIPIELKLKASGIKTVHYVSPSVWAWRQKRVFKIKKAVDMVLAFLPFEKAFYDEYDVPCRFIGHTMADSIPLEGADKQAAITQLKLDPQQRYVAILPGSRAGEVGLLSASFLETAMLLKQRFSDLQFVVPMVNEERKAQFLAIKQEVAPELEVIVLDGHAREAMAVADAVLLASGTAALETMLMKRAMVVGYRVKPITYKIMLRLMKAPFVSLPNLLAKKEIVAERLQDDCQPEILADEMAKLLETDNAKLIAHFTELHQQIRCNADKQAADAVLELINDNASSIAFGDSEQNHDKNSTTLEKTGK; from the coding sequence ATGACAACGAAACCATTACGTATTGGTATTATCGCCGGGGAAGTCTCCGGCGATATTTTAGCTGCCGCCCTGATCAAAGAAATTAAATCTCGTCATCCTGATGCCATTTTCGAGGGTATTGCCGGACCTCGTATGCAAGCGCTTGGTTTTAACACCTTATTCGAAATGGAAGAGTTATCTGTATTTGGTCTTGTCGAAGTACTTGGCCGTCTCCCTCGGCTGTTTAAAGTCAAGCGAGAAGTACTTGCCCATTTTAAACAAAATCCGCCTGATATCTTTATTGGTGTTGATGCGCCCGATTTTAATATTCCCATTGAATTAAAATTAAAAGCGAGCGGTATAAAAACCGTACATTATGTCAGTCCTTCAGTTTGGGCATGGCGTCAAAAACGCGTTTTCAAAATTAAAAAAGCCGTGGATATGGTGCTCGCCTTTCTGCCATTTGAAAAAGCATTTTATGATGAATATGATGTACCTTGCCGTTTTATTGGGCATACCATGGCCGATTCTATTCCACTGGAAGGCGCGGATAAACAGGCTGCTATTACCCAATTAAAACTCGATCCTCAGCAACGTTACGTAGCTATTTTACCAGGTAGTCGTGCAGGCGAAGTCGGGTTGCTGTCAGCAAGCTTTTTAGAAACTGCGATGTTATTAAAGCAGCGATTCAGTGATTTACAGTTCGTTGTGCCAATGGTGAATGAGGAGCGTAAAGCACAATTTTTAGCAATTAAGCAAGAAGTCGCACCTGAACTTGAGGTGATCGTGCTCGATGGCCATGCACGTGAAGCAATGGCTGTTGCGGATGCTGTATTATTGGCATCAGGTACTGCAGCGCTCGAAACTATGTTGATGAAGCGTGCTATGGTGGTTGGTTATCGTGTTAAGCCGATAACGTATAAGATCATGCTGCGCTTGATGAAAGCCCCATTTGTGTCATTACCAAACTTGTTAGCAAAAAAAGAAATTGTCGCCGAGCGTTTACAAGATGACTGTCAACCCGAGATATTGGCTGACGAAATGGCCAAACTATTAGAAACAGACAATGCTAAACTGATTGCACACTTTACCGAACTACATCAACAGATCCGTTGTAATGCGGATAAACAAGCCGCGGATGCCGTGCTTGAATTGATTAATGATAACGCGTCTAGTATAGCCTTTGGTGATAGTGAACAAAATCATGATAAAAATAGTACAACGCTAGAAAAGACAGGTAAATAA
- the rnhB gene encoding ribonuclease HII yields MYDEVIYPEGKLVAGVDEVGRGPLVGDVVTAAVILDPNNPILGLTDSKKLSDKKRQLLFPEIKEKALAWSIGRCSPSEIDELNILQATMVAMQRAVAGLALQPDHVFIDGNRCPVLPMTAEAIVKGDLRVAEISAASILAKVVRDAEMDELHERYPEYGFAQHKGYPTKAHMEKLAELGPTEEYRKSFKPVQRALGLLK; encoded by the coding sequence ATGTATGATGAAGTAATTTACCCTGAGGGGAAACTTGTTGCTGGTGTTGACGAAGTGGGTCGCGGCCCATTAGTCGGTGATGTTGTTACCGCAGCGGTGATATTAGATCCTAACAACCCTATTTTGGGGCTAACCGATTCAAAAAAATTAAGTGATAAGAAGCGCCAGTTGCTTTTTCCTGAGATTAAAGAAAAAGCATTAGCGTGGAGTATTGGTCGTTGCAGCCCAAGTGAGATTGATGAACTTAATATCTTACAAGCAACTATGGTCGCAATGCAGCGAGCGGTTGCTGGACTCGCTCTGCAACCAGATCATGTGTTTATTGATGGTAACCGTTGCCCTGTATTACCAATGACTGCAGAAGCCATTGTGAAAGGCGATTTGCGCGTGGCAGAAATAAGTGCAGCGTCGATCTTGGCAAAAGTAGTACGAGATGCTGAAATGGATGAACTGCATGAACGTTACCCTGAATATGGTTTTGCGCAACATAAGGGTTATCCAACTAAAGCACACATGGAAAAGTTAGCGGAGCTTGGACCAACAGAAGAATACCGAAAAAGTTTTAAACCTGTGCAACGTGCGTTAGGTTTATTAAAATAA